One Luteibacter aegosomaticola genomic window carries:
- a CDS encoding DUF4189 domain-containing protein produces the protein MMRKLAALLCFVWTSAPFAQCAPGIPSAGNPGCIPPDRQNSPYYQNQEPLPPSTPIATWADRWGSIAMDDNGAAGTVVDQTSESAARKEALARCEENGGKKCETVLSYHNQCAAVAQMPSGGPVFASRAPKQSEAESNSVANCGQKGCTVVYSRCSLPQRIN, from the coding sequence ATGATGAGGAAGTTAGCCGCATTACTTTGTTTCGTATGGACTAGCGCGCCGTTCGCACAATGCGCGCCGGGGATTCCTTCGGCTGGTAATCCAGGATGTATTCCGCCAGACCGACAGAATTCACCTTACTACCAGAATCAAGAACCCCTCCCGCCCTCCACCCCGATCGCAACGTGGGCGGACCGCTGGGGGTCTATTGCCATGGACGACAATGGTGCGGCCGGCACTGTGGTTGATCAGACGAGCGAGTCGGCTGCGCGCAAAGAAGCACTCGCGCGGTGTGAGGAGAATGGAGGGAAGAAGTGCGAGACAGTACTGTCTTACCATAACCAATGCGCTGCCGTGGCACAGATGCCGTCAGGTGGACCCGTTTTTGCAAGTCGCGCGCCTAAACAATCGGAGGCCGAATCCAATTCGGTTGCAAACTGCGGCCAAAAGGGCTGCACCGTTGTCTACAGCCGCTGCAGCTTGCCTCAGCGGATCAACTAG
- a CDS encoding DUF4189 domain-containing protein, which yields MIRKILVLSALLWGGGASAQCAPGIPSAGNPGCIPPNQTNSPYYQGQADTPPQPVARWADRWGSIAMDESGAAGTIEGQPSESAASKEALARCEENGGRQCKTVLSFHNQCAAVAQLPTGGRIYATGSPTTKKAEEASLARCGQSSCVIVYSECSMPVRID from the coding sequence ATGATCAGGAAAATACTAGTACTCAGTGCCCTACTTTGGGGCGGCGGAGCCAGCGCACAGTGTGCGCCGGGAATACCGTCGGCGGGCAACCCCGGATGCATACCTCCCAATCAGACGAACTCACCCTACTATCAAGGTCAGGCTGACACTCCACCTCAGCCTGTCGCTAGATGGGCTGACCGGTGGGGATCGATTGCCATGGACGAAAGTGGAGCCGCTGGCACTATTGAGGGCCAGCCAAGCGAGTCAGCAGCCAGCAAGGAAGCGCTTGCGCGTTGTGAGGAGAACGGCGGCCGCCAGTGCAAAACCGTCCTCTCATTTCACAATCAATGTGCGGCCGTAGCGCAGTTGCCGACAGGCGGAAGAATCTACGCGACAGGGTCTCCGACGACAAAGAAGGCAGAAGAGGCGTCGCTCGCGAGATGCGGACAAAGTAGCTGCGTCATTGTTTATAGCGAATGCAGCATGCCCGTTCGGATTGACTAG